Within the Tessaracoccus flavescens genome, the region CGCGAAACCGCATCCCGGGCGAGGGTTGGTACATGAACACGCCAGGCATCCAGCTCACCAACCTCACCAAGCGCTACGGCTCACTGACGGCCGTCGACGATCTCGATCTCGAGGTCCCCGCGGGCCAGATCCTGGCCCTGCTCGGCCCCAACGGCGCCGGGAAGTCGACCACCACCGAAATGGTGCTCGGCATCACGAAGCCCGACGCCGGCACCGTCCGCGTGTTCGGCAACGACCCGACCACGGCCATCCGCCGCGGTGACTCGGGAGCGATGCTGCAGAACGGCGCGCTGCTCTGGGACACCAGCGTCGGCCGCCTGATCAAGGCCATGCACGCCGTCCATCTCCGGCCGCTCCCGCTCGGCGAGGTGATCGACCGGGCCGACATCGGCGCCATCCTGAAGACCAACACCAACAGGCTCTCCGGCGGCCAGGCACAGCGCGTCCGTTTCGCGCTGGCCATCATGGGCGATCCCCGGCTGCTCGTGCTCGACGAGCCAACCGTCGGCCTCGACGTCGACGCTCGTCGCCACTTCTGGTCGAACATGGGCGACCTGGCGGCAACCGGGCGAACCGTCGTGTTCGCCACCCACTACCTGGACGAGGCAGACGAGTTCGCCGACCGGATCGTCGTGGTCGACAACGGTCGCCTCGTGGCCGACGGCTCCGGCGCCGAGATCAAGCGGATCGTCGGCAACAAGCTGGTCAGCTTCACCGGGCCGGTACGCGACTGGACGGCCCTTCCCGGCGTCGTCTCGGCCGAGACCCTCGACGGGAAGACCCAGCTGACCTGCTCCGACTCCGACGCGACACTGCGCGCCCTGCTCACCGACCCCAGTCTCGATGTGTCCGACATCGAGGTCTCCTCCCCCAGCCTCGAGGACGCGTTCCTCACGATCACGAAGGCGGCCTGACATGACCACCGCGACCTTGACCACCACGACGACCCGAGAGGCGACCACCCAGCGCGGCGCCCTCACCCGGCTCTGGAACTACTTCACCTTCAGCCTCGGCTCGATGGTGCGGGACTGGAGCTTCCTCGCCTTCATCATCGCCATGCCCGTGACGATGTACCTGTTCTTCGCGGGCATCTACGGCGGAGACATGACCGATCACGGCCCGGAGATCGCCGCAGGGATGATGATCTCGATGGCGACCTACGGCGGCCTCGGCGCTGCGATGAACGCAGGCGCCACCATCCAGGCGGAGCGCTCCTCCGGCTGGTTCCGCAACCTGATGCTCACCCCACTCACGCCGGGCGAGTTCATCGCCGCGAAGGTCCTGACTGCCGTGTGTGCCATGGTGCCTGCGCTCGGCGCCGTCTTCGTCGCGGGAATCGTCCGCGGGGTCCGGATGGACGTCGCCACCTGGTTCGCCGTCCTCGGTCTGCTGCTGGTCGCCCTCCTGCCGATGGTGCTGCTCGGGCTCGTGATCGGGCTCTGGTTCAAGCAGCAGACCGCGAGCGCCGTCACGACGCTGACCATGCTCGCGCTGTCGATGATCGGCGGCCTGTTCGTCCCGCTCGACCTGATGCCCCAGTTCATGCAGACCCTCGGCAAGGCCGTCCCCTCCTACTGGGCGGGTCAGATCGGGCTGTGGCCGCTCGCCGGAGGCGACTTCCCCTGGGAGGGCGCAATGGTGATCGGAATCTGGGCGGTGGTGCTGCTGATCATCGGCGCACTCGGCTACCGTCGAGCCATCCGCACGTCGCGTCGCTGACGCCGTCGGGAGAGGGGAGGACATGGACACACGGGCCCCGGCCTACAACGCCGACGTCGCCGAGTGCGGCTTCTGGCGGCGCGGCTTCGCCCAGGGGGCCGGCTACGCCCTTCCCGGGTTGAGCTTCCTGATCATCCCCATGCTCTTCGCGTGGGGCTCCCCGCTTCCCCAGCTCCTGCTGCTCGGCGGGCTGCTGCTGACGCTCGGCGTGCTGGCGGTCGGCTGGGCCTGGGCCACCCACTGGCCGGAATGGGCCCGGTGGCTCTGGGTCCTCGCGCTCACGGTGGTCATCTCGGCGGTGGCGTTCGTGACCGACAGCCCCGGCATCCTCGGCTACTACTCGGTCTACGTGACGATGGCCGCTGCCACCCTGCTCCCGTGGCTGATGGCCAGGATCGTGATCATCGCGGTCGCGGTCGCCGCGGCCGGCGTCTCGCTGATGGACGCACAGCCGCTCGCGGTCATGATGGCGATCCTCGCGCTCGCCATGGGACTGATGGTGGGGCTTGTGCTCGAGTCCGAGCACAAGGACCGGCAGCTGCGCCAGGCCGAGCAGCGCACCGCGGTGTTCGCCGTCGCCGCCGAGCGGGAACGGATCGGGCGCGACCTGCACGACATCCTCGGTCACTCCCTCACCACGATCGCCGTCAAGGCCGATCTCGCCACAAGGCTCGTCGGGCGCGACGACGACGCCGCCCTCGCCGAGGTGCAGGCGCTCGCCTCCATCGCCAGGCAGGCGCTGAGCGACGTCCGTTCCACCGCTTCCGGCATGCGCGAGGTGCGCCTCGCCAACGAGATCGCCTCGGCCCGGTCCGTGCTGCTTGCGGCGGGCGTCGAGGCCGTCGTGCCGAGCGCTCTTCCTC harbors:
- a CDS encoding ABC transporter ATP-binding protein — encoded protein: MNTPGIQLTNLTKRYGSLTAVDDLDLEVPAGQILALLGPNGAGKSTTTEMVLGITKPDAGTVRVFGNDPTTAIRRGDSGAMLQNGALLWDTSVGRLIKAMHAVHLRPLPLGEVIDRADIGAILKTNTNRLSGGQAQRVRFALAIMGDPRLLVLDEPTVGLDVDARRHFWSNMGDLAATGRTVVFATHYLDEADEFADRIVVVDNGRLVADGSGAEIKRIVGNKLVSFTGPVRDWTALPGVVSAETLDGKTQLTCSDSDATLRALLTDPSLDVSDIEVSSPSLEDAFLTITKAA
- a CDS encoding ABC transporter permease: MTTATLTTTTTREATTQRGALTRLWNYFTFSLGSMVRDWSFLAFIIAMPVTMYLFFAGIYGGDMTDHGPEIAAGMMISMATYGGLGAAMNAGATIQAERSSGWFRNLMLTPLTPGEFIAAKVLTAVCAMVPALGAVFVAGIVRGVRMDVATWFAVLGLLLVALLPMVLLGLVIGLWFKQQTASAVTTLTMLALSMIGGLFVPLDLMPQFMQTLGKAVPSYWAGQIGLWPLAGGDFPWEGAMVIGIWAVVLLIIGALGYRRAIRTSRR
- a CDS encoding sensor histidine kinase, which gives rise to MDTRAPAYNADVAECGFWRRGFAQGAGYALPGLSFLIIPMLFAWGSPLPQLLLLGGLLLTLGVLAVGWAWATHWPEWARWLWVLALTVVISAVAFVTDSPGILGYYSVYVTMAAATLLPWLMARIVIIAVAVAAAGVSLMDAQPLAVMMAILALAMGLMVGLVLESEHKDRQLRQAEQRTAVFAVAAERERIGRDLHDILGHSLTTIAVKADLATRLVGRDDDAALAEVQALASIARQALSDVRSTASGMREVRLANEIASARSVLLAAGVEAVVPSALPPLTDERAELFGYVVREAVTNVVRHAGATTCTIECDESSVTVRDDGEGITRGGGGSGLKGLGQRVEEAGGSLAVDSSAAGTTVTARMEDA